The Hippocampus zosterae strain Florida chromosome 20, ASM2543408v3, whole genome shotgun sequence nucleotide sequence CTAAGTTATTAACCACTGTTTACTACAAATGCCGAGCTAATTTACTGTGTTCATTGAACCCCCACCAGGGAGTAAGTAGTTATGTCAACATGTCAAAGTAAATGTCCTACTGATTGTATTCAGATCACATGAAATTGTATTACCTTTGTGCAGTTCACTTCATCATTACATTACTTTCAACATTACATATCCCCATATTCAAGGGGATATGATAAGCCTGCCAGTGGCACGCAAAAGAACAGCAGGAAGAACAGCAAGTGGCATGaaaacatccatttttttcttccgggTTTTGATGTTCTGGTACTTTTTTTCTGGTAGATTGCCATATGACATCCAGAATAAGATTCTCTCCTACCTGGATGCTGGCACACTCCTCTGCGTCAGCCACGTCAGTAAGACCTTCTATCAACTTGCCAATGATGAGTAGGtagtatcacacacacacacacacacacgctgggcATGAAAAGGCAACCATGTTACAAATCCACTCTGAAGAGGATTTCAGGATTCAATGCAATCGTAAAAGACGAGCGAGGAAAAAGCAGGGTCTGGGGAACCTTTGCGGAGATCATTAGAATTCAACCCTGCAGCTGCCTTCAGATCATAATTTTGATGTAGGCTATTTCAATAATACGACATCAGTGTCACGGCTAGTTTAGTGCCAATTTCAGGTATGGAGCAGGTTGTTGGTGTTAGTGGAACATTCGGAAATGAAGATGGAGAACCACAACAAATACGTGTTACTAAAGAATGTCTTGCATGCATAGTGCATGTGACACTTTTTGGCATCACCTTACTGATTCTTTTCCCTTCTTACCAACACAACCAATGCAGGGTCTTATGGAGGAATATATGCAAGCGGCTGCTGAGCAAGAGGCCAATGAGCATGGTTGGGGAGATGCTAGAGAAGAGCACATTGGAGGCTGGAGATCAACCTTGGGGCTACTGGAAGCTACGCTACTTCAAAGCTCTTGATGCGTGGAACAGAAGGAAGTGGAGAAAATACAACACAGTCATCAGCCGTCACACAGGGTTGCCCAGTCAAGCAGTTCAGATGCTCCGGTAAGGCAAAGACTACCTACGACAATACGTGTTTAAACATATGAACTACTCTCATCCCCTCGCCATATCACGGTTCACATTTTGTGGTCTGACCAGTTTTTATGACTGCTTCTCATGGCTGCAAAGTGATCAGACTACTTTTTTACATCCCGTTGCATCTTATAATGGGAGCCTACATAGGTAGGACTCCAGTTCATCGTCagaccccaaaacatttttgaaccaaactgttttttgttgctcagatacaactttattttcattgttttgtgaTGAGGGTCACCTGTTTGGAATTATCCTTTGTAGAACTATTATTGAGGTGTTAGATTTACATTCCATTTTAGAGCCTCCATTTAATGTAATACCGAGTTTTAACATAATTACATTGAAGTTGAATGATTGGCAGATTTGGTGCAGAACATTTGACCAGATTAGcgcggcgcgggggggggggggggggggggttgctgcttGGTATGAATACTCAGAGGAACTGTATTTCGGCATCCGTGATCGGGGCTTGGGCTCCTTCACCGCCTCCCCGCTAACTCTCTGCTGGGTTGGTGCAACCTTTGATTAAAGACTGTAAGGTGCTCCATTTTGACTTCCGTGCCGGTTGCTGTGTGGTACAAAGGTGGGAAATGGAAATAAGTGTTTTCCTCGTGAAGGCTGTCTGaattgttgaaataaatgactTACCCGCGCCCCTTGCCGACCTCTCATCTGGAACACATACAGTAGTTTCTCTCGCTTCCTTCCCCACCAAGTCAGACACTTCCCCTCGGGGTTTATCTGTTTGAGACACTCCGGAGCGTGCGATTTACCTTCCTAATAAGCATTTCAGAAGACATCACACATACAGACAATGGCAGGCCAATTCCCCATCGTCATCTCGGTCCTCACAGGGTGCTCCAGTTTTTGCCTTTGTTTCTCCCTCAGCAAGGCACAAGCTAAAGCACAATAGGAACAGTCCCCGAGCCTCAGTTTAAACTGAAACAGACAAAGAAATTCATCAGAGCAGGTGATTTTCTTTGTATgtcattattgtattttattccaCTAGTCATTTCACCAAAAGTTCCTTGACGGCCGATGAAGCAAACAGAATAGCCATTAACACATTTCCATCTCTGTCCGGGCATCACCCAAGCCTGCTACACATCCTTTCTATCTCCATCTCTTTGTCTGGCCAACCTGCGAAGATGTTTCTCCCCTTCTTTACGGTCCAACTCggcatactgtacatgtcaacacacgtatgtgtgtgcaatgaacaaaaggaaaagaaacaagAATTGCATctgccatgtacagtatgtcctgTCAATCCGTCCAAAGGGAGACGGActaaaaagaagaggaaaaaaaaaactggacacTGCAGATACTGCAGATTTAACCTAATGCTCTAAATGGAAATTCTGGCATTCTAGAAACGTAACCTGGGAGCTGACCGTCATGGACAAATCAAAAAATGAAGTCACGTACGATCTTAGCTGGGTCCGGTTCTTTGAGACCTCCGCGGTGCTGTGCTGGAATGGAACCCTCTGGCCTGACTTCCATAAGATTTCCACCATTCAGCTCCACGGCGTCAGCAGAGTAGCCCTCAGCTGCCCCGGACTCAAGGCGTAAGGCGGTCTGCATCCATTCGAATCCAACTGCCGCTCCGGCGCATCTGCTCTTCGCTGTGAAATTGATTGTGGTCTTCTTGCTCTGACAGACCTGGCTGGAGGTCCCTCATGGATGTGGTGGACATGCAGAGTGTGACCAAAAGCATGCAGGACTATGGCCAGGACCAACTAGTTGAATTGAAGCTATTAAAGCCCGACGTTGTCATGGGGCTTTGGAGGGTATTTgtttcttgttcttgttttttttaatctctttcaAACGGATGCGGTTCTTCACAAACCACTCCACTCAAATGTGTCTTTTCTATTTAATTGAGAATTGTATTTTATGTAGACACGGTTTCTTGAAAGATGGCAAAGAAAATGGAACAAAAAGgccaaagggggggagggggaaagcATCTGAGACAGTTCAGAtaaacatggagaaaaaaaatggggataCAAAATAATTGCAACAACAAGCTTTGAAGGATTTGAGCGGTTTGATTGACAACTGTGACTGCTTAGACAGAGTAGCATCAGCCTATTTGTCCTTCTTCCTTCCGAGCTTCTTGCTCTGACATCACATCATGCCCGCATGTTTTCAGAGAAAGATTCGGTTGGAAAATATGGCCCCTTTCACCAAGGTTTCTACAAAATCCGGTTTAGCTAGCAGCCAAAATGCAATTCTGTAGTTCTGAAAGGTGCAAACTTGGATCGTGACGAAAACGAACACGTGCATTTGACTGAGCCAAGTGGGTTTGATCGTTTTAAATGAGGAAGgaatatgcatgtaaaacttTGGAGGTATTCTTCAACCATCGTAAGAGAAGTCAACGAAACTGCTAATTTAAGTCTTCTGTTCACAGGAGCAGCGCAGTGTTGCCTTCGTCACGTTCACCCTCCACTTGTACATGCTGCTGGAGAGAAGTACCCAGGGATCTTCTCTTAGGTGGGCTAAcgcctcttttctttttctctttcattTGTCCTCATCAGCTTGGCCCAAGTGTGGTCAATCTGGCGTTTTCCCCTTTCTGTCAAGATAAAATATTCAATACTGTATTGCAATGAAGTGTAAGCCACCAtcgttaaataaaaacaaaaaacaaaaacagtgccCTTTAATTTCAACACAAGCGTTGCAATCATAAAATGAAATAGTTCAGTCGTCTTGTCATTCTTTCCAGCAGCATTTCTGACGACTGCTCATACGTGTGCACATAGCCCCCTCTACTGGCTTTACGTGAGAACAcgtttaaaatgtattcttttcttttctgtagTCCCTACGTCGAGCGTGTGCTCCAAGCCCCATTTGATGACATCGATCCTGATTATGGTCTCCATGGATACCGGCTACACATAGTTCTCCACAGCACTGAATGCGAGATCGTGTCTGCAAGTTTCTCTCAGTTATTCTGCCGAAgaggtgatttatttttttccatcggaTACACATAATACAACTTGAGgtgtgacatttgcaaacaaacaTATGACCAAATAAACtctgcaacaaaaataaatattgatcaTGTGTTGGCTGTGAACATCCAGTATCATGATGTCTTTCAGATGAGATCTGCGATGGCCATATCCAACTTTCTGCCATGAACGACAGCTGTTTTTCAAAGCACGCACCTTTATCAGGAAATGTCACTCTGCCCTGGAGGTGCGAGGCCCTGCGAGGCGAAGTCAAGGTGCCGCTTTGCCACTTTGCTATCTGACTTATTCTGGAGCCACTCACTCACTAATTGGTAGAAAGTTCCGAGGACTACCAAACGGAGATTTTaatcggatgaaaaaaaaaaattgtgtgccaAAGATAAACGAAAAGATTTTGAACAAATTTACTGAGCATTTATTGGCATCCAACCAGTTTTTCTGTGTATTCAATTCGATTTCAGCAGTATTTAGAAGCTATTCACAAGCGCAGACAACTGTCGTtgacaaataaaacatattAATGATATATGCGTCCTATAAAGGATGCATATATCATTAATATGTAATAtcaatgatgaatgaataaataaaatgaatttgtaCAATTCGCCCACAGTCACATTTTAACACACGTCTTCTCTTCCTCAGAACCGCTGTATCATGAGCCTCACTCTTCTCGATGAGTTCAACAGACCCTTTTGGTGCGTGAGCTCACCAGTTGCCCTGAAGCACCCGGAGATGCCGTTGTCGCTTTTCCATGCCGCGGAACACTTCCTCGTCCACTATCAGGACACCGAAGGGCAAGTCGTGATGAAATTTGTGCAGATGGAAGAACAGAAGCAAATTTTCCTCGTCGGCTTAGTAGTTTACGTGACAACCTGCAAAGTCAACAAGTACTTCAGAAAAGAATACTAAGGGTAGAAAGAATACTAAACGTTTCCTGATTCTGATCCGATCCAGATTCTCGCAATTGCATTGAATCACTTGCATTGTTTCTTTTCCGATCTTTTCTCCATTTACctagaaaacacattttatccatGCAGCATCCCACTTAGTTCTACTGCTGCAAGCAGAGAAAGCTGTTCTGATTCTTCTAACCGTGCTTAGTATGAGGCTAAGCTTGGTGAGATCTGCACGTTTGAGAGCCATGCAAAAAAAGcattgcacatacacacacacatacagccaCCATTCATCATTCAGGAAGCGAGACCTCTATGAACACCGCCTCGATTTGACCCACTTGTATTGTGTCATTATCTCTCCATCATGAGGCCACCTTCAATGCCACACCCATTAGTGATGTTCGCCTGTCACTTTGGCTGGGCTTTTTCATATCTAACTAGCCATAAATGTCCAAAGCAAATGAAATGATTTATTGTATTTCTGGCATGCCTGCATTTTAACATGAGGACATTTCCTCGGACAGCCGCCAAATGACTTGAAAGTGGCTGTGTCGTCGTATTTTAAGTAGTCGCTTGTAGTCGCTTTCAGATGCGACAGCCGTTTTTTGCGTGCCGTCGCAATGTTTGCTGCCTCACATGATTTTGTTTCTCGATGAAACGATTGTCCATCAcagtaagaaaaaacaaataaactaaGACAATAGCATATCAAATTGGTTGTAACGGTTTAAgcagaatagaaaatggatgccccCCCTAGCTAATCATTTTAATTGGAATCTCATTGGCAAAGTGGTTTACTTCTGAGAGCGAtcctggaggaagaggaagaaaatgaCCACACGAGGGCAGTAAAGCACTTTGTGGCTGTCACCTTttggtttgagaaaaaaagcaattgcaaattgtaaaaatacattttacaaatgaTGCATACGCTTTGTTGGCCGAGAccgaagtcccccccccccccatgagttGAAATCATGGTACAATACaggtgtttgtttggttttcctttttaatggACTGTGCACCTGGGATGTGCAATTTCCTCTTTGctctcctatatatatatatatatatatatatatatatatcgttaTATATCGATATAATCGTATATATATCGTTAtaccgccatatatatatattgttatacCGCCATGATCCAAACCGATACTGTGCCACCAATGAGCAAAACTGAAATCTGAATTGTGTTCCAGAACTTGAACCATACAATGTCAGTCCAATAAAAAGAATAAGCTCTATAATAAGCCACTCTCGCACAACTCAAATTGCCCCacgggataaataaagttatcTGAATCTGCATCTTAAAAGTCCCATTTTAACCGAAATATGCCAACATCCCATGTTCCTTGTGCCCCTATAAAACCAGAAAGACAAAGTTGGTTGTCTTTCCACGACAACGCATCAACTGTGTCTGTCCTTTACGATGTAAGCCTTCCGTATGGCAACACAAGACGTCAGCCTGTGTACACACGGGTCGTTTGAAACCAATTTCAGATGTGTCAGAGGAAATGATGCCGCACGCCTCTTTGTGACAGTTTGCGTCAAGCGGCCTAGCCTCAAAATCACCTTTGGTTACTGAGGAGAGACTATCGCTTCATTGTGAAATGCTCTTTCGCAACCGTCAAAGCAGTTGTGCATTATTATTCTTGTGATTGCCATAAGTAGCAGGTTAGAGCACAATAATTGTAACCAGTGAGCCCGATGACTTTAGTTTTTCCTCTGCatgatgaaagatttttttttttggggggggggttgttttaaataggtttgaatgaaaatgatcaTGCCTGTGTTCCAGCCAGAGGTCCAGAAACCTCTTTCCCAAATAAGTGTAATTTTAATTTGCAAAATACCTCTTTGCCTCACATTGTTCTCTCCTCCATTCAAATTGGACCTGTGGATTTCAAGATCATTCGGATCAATTTTGGAAATGTAATTGGAGGCTGACATCATCTGCAAATCCCAGGTGGCGGCTACACTATCTGCACAAAAACTATTCGGCGCACATAAAAGAAGAAGGTCTGAAGACGAGCGCAAGtgtaaaatctaaaaaaaaaggttgcggtAATATATGCAGGCCTTCTGCTCTGTTGCATTAAAATCCATTCCTCGGTGGGTGCCCATTATCATGTGTCTTTATAAAGCGTTCGCTCGCAGAGTGTCCCCGCAGAGCATATATCACGGAGGAGCTGTGTTCTGGTGACAGAAagcgccccccctccctttccccCTCGTTCAATTTATTCCTGAATAATTACCTGAAAGTGATCAAAGAAATCAACGGATTGCAGTCACTCCCGATAGCTCCAAGCACAGCCTTGCATTGTCACACTATGCACCGATCCGTCCAGCTCTCTTGAATGAAAACTCGACATTTGCATACATTCTAAAAAGTTCACAATTCATCAAATCTATGGCGGcaggcaaaaacgccttagtatccCGATTTTCGTACGAACGCGCGGCTCCATGCGTGTTGGATGCTCGTTGACGTCCACTCTTGTCTGCCATCATATTCAATCATCTTAAACCTCCCGCAGATTAATTGAGTTACGTCACTTGTCACCCGAATGTCATCACGccttttgtaaatttccccagtgtgggacgaataaaggatatcttatctttgagAGATGATTTGGTGAGTGTTCAATGTCGCAGCAAGAGCCGTCTTTGTTTTTGCGGAAGGGCACGCGATGTTCAAAGAGGCTCACAAAGATGTATGTCGATGTATCAAATTTCAGCTGGGATGACCTGACCATGTCACATCAAGGAACCGCGGGGATGGGGGCACCCAAAGATACTATGGCGGAACTCCAGTTGACTTCATTTGTCTCGTTGCTCATCGACGATCGGTTCTTGGTACACAGAGATACGAGGGAATGGCGCGGCCAGCGGAGGTTTTGACATGAAATGATTAACCGCAGCCAGAACATGTCTGCTGGGATTTGTTTCCAAGTTTGATCTTATAAGTCTTAACAAGGGAAGGCAGCCAGCGCGGATCACGGGAGCTCATCAAAAGATTTACGCCGCGTTGCCACAAAAATGCACGCGCCTCTAAAACATGAGCGTATAAAAGCTCCGGTTATAAGGTGCGCTTGCGGAAATAAAGTTGAGGCGCAAAGGTACGTGTGACGCGAAGGAACGCAGAGGCAGCGCGGCCTCCAATTTGTGTCTGGCAGCAGGTCAAGCAGCTGCTCAAGCGTTCGCTCCAGCTTGAGCGAACGTCCTACAGTTGAACCTTTTAATCTCCCCCAAGGAAGTaaagtggaaaagaaaaaaaaaatcccgcgtGGATaaataaacgtcttttcaagTGTTGACCTACAGgaaaattatttgttttaagcTTTGTAGTTTAACCTTCGGGTTCTTACAAAGAGGCGACTTGTCTTTCACGCAAGCGGGTTGGCATCGATTAAAAGACCGACTTTGTTATGGTAATGAAGTCAAAAGGTTAGATGTCcagaagaggtttttttttttgtttttaaaaactaaGCCATTATGGCCATTCATCCGGATTGTAATCTTCCTACGAAAGGCGTTTTACCGGGTTGTCACATCCAAGCATGCAGTTTttgcgtctgcctcacagttctggttCTTGCGTtgcttttctgcgggtatttCCTCCCAAATGTCAAAATTGAGCATGTGAGGGCCATGCGACTGTATTTTAATGCTGGACACGAGAGGCCTACATTGTTCGCTCATCAAATCCGCGGAGAGTAGAACACCGGGGTGGCTTGTGTATAAAATCTCACAGTTTTGCCGCTCGCCGGCGGCTGGTAAAAGGCGTAAAAATGACTGTCAGTAAATCCCCGAGGCGTTACAATGTGCAGATGTGCAAAAGAGTTGCGCTATCTCAGGAGGAGGAGATTTGACAGATGTTTAATGCAGCAAAGTCCCAATGTCAGGACGCAGATAACAAAACACGCAAACATTCGGACCAATCTGCCAGTTTTATTGGCGGAAAATGTTGTCCTGACGGGCTCAGCGATAACCTTGGACAAGCGAGGGGGGGTTGCACGGCCACCCcgccaaaatggtctttttgAAACATGAGCAGCATTTCTCTTGGAGCCATTCTCTTCCCCCGGTGTTGCAATGAACGCTATCGATCGCCGGCTCTTTATTTAATCACGTTACCTTGCTGCCTTGACGTGGTGAATAAAGACGGCCGGTTGACATGCCTCGCCACACTGATGAGCAATTACgattctctgtttttttttccgcccccaCCTCGGCGAATACTCTTGTTTGCATGTATCGTGAACTTTTTCTCAGCATGCATCTTGGATATTCTTTCGAGTGAATTCTTATCGCCGCTTTAAATTCTGAAGGGGGTCATACGTTGACAGGAAGAGTCGGATGTTTCCATGGAATGCAATTTGAGGCAAAGGCTGGAGATGAGGGTACCGCAATATACGCAACATGAGGCCAGACTTTTATCCCCCGCTGCAACAACGACTGTCCTGTCGAGTCATTTTAGGCCTAGCGTCTTTCAGCCATCAACTGCTGGGCCGCTTTCTTTATCCCACTGCAGGGGCATGAATCTACTTGTACTTTGCAATTGATGTCAAGTGAAACTGGAGTATGAAACAAACTATTATCGAGAAATCCGGCTCACGTCACGAACCTTCAATGGAAGAATAGGGCGCAGAGCGCACCGGGCCACAAATAGAGACTGTGGCGAGGGCACATCAGCCGACTGGAATACGAACGGTCATGAAAAATGTCATCCGCAGAACATAAGATCACCTTTACGAGCCGTTCTGATCAGTTTCAGTTTCAACGAGCCCGATTGAACAGTTCAACCTTTTTAACGTGGGCAACAGCGCTTGGGAAATTGATGCCTgctacgttttttatttttccttgatGTGAAATGGGCGGCATCGAGACGGAGGCGTTGATTGCGCATGCGGATGAGACACCCCGCTACTATTTGGTGCAGGGCAGTTATTAGAGGGACGGCTGCTTCTGAGCAACGACAGCGGATGATTATCGGGTCAGAGTGCACTCGGAGTGGCTTTGTGCGAATCCCAAGTAAATCTCTCGTTGGATTTGTTTTAATGGAGGCAAACTATCTGAC carries:
- the fbxo15 gene encoding F-box only protein 15, with product MLALKSTRLQRVHKVPRASLESVIERLPYDIQNKILSYLDAGTLLCVSHVSKTFYQLANDEVLWRNICKRLLSKRPMSMVGEMLEKSTLEAGDQPWGYWKLRYFKALDAWNRRKWRKYNTVISRHTGLPSQAVQMLRNVTWELTVMDKSKNEVTYDLSWVRFFETSAVLCWNGTLWPDFHKISTIQLHGVSRVALSCPGLKAPGWRSLMDVVDMQSVTKSMQDYGQDQLVELKLLKPDVVMGLWREQRSVAFVTFTLHLYMLLERSTQGSSLSPYVERVLQAPFDDIDPDYGLHGYRLHIVLHSTECEIVSASFSQLFCRRDEICDGHIQLSAMNDSCFSKHAPLSGNVTLPWRCEALRGEVKNRCIMSLTLLDEFNRPFWCVSSPVALKHPEMPLSLFHAAEHFLVHYQDTEGQVVMKFVQMEEQKQIFLVGLVVYVTTCKVNKYFRKEY